Proteins from a genomic interval of Chroococcidiopsis thermalis PCC 7203:
- a CDS encoding NB-ARC domain-containing protein, with translation MDLLKPKRSRGVILTREGWQKFQQAKLALEILEKAGNKFTLEELSDRTGLTTVTLGRVMSCKEAVDKRTLVSLFMSFNLELQKSDYVNPNQVNTNQNLEEPLEVQVTPKRQDLKEAICVSVFYGRIEEIAKLEQWVLKDRCRVVALLGMGGIGKTSLAVKLATQIQDRFEYVQWISLRDAPPVETVLAQAIQFLSDEQEIDLSESIGERISRLLFYLRSSRCLLILDNAESILCSGSRAGQYQEGYAGYGELLKRVGETPHNSCLLLTSREKPKDLVPLEGKGLLVRSLPLNGLKATDGEKIFRIKGVSGAIEELEVLVDRYAGNALALKIVATTIQDVFDGSVSEFLKHNTVVFGDIHELLEQQFERLIDLEQAIVYWLAISREPVSLSELRSDFVTPVSPAKFIEAVESLSRRSLIEKTEALFTLQPVVMEYVTERLVAQVCLEICSEKITLFNSYALMKAQGKDYVKDTQIRLILQPVSDRLLSILRTKKSLEKQLNKIRVTLQERSPLEPGYAAGNILNLLCHLETDLSGYDFSNLSVWQADLQRVKLHDVNFQNADLAKSSFAETFGGVASVAFSPDGKLLAMGDSNGEIRLYQVADGKPVLTCQAHNNWVTSLAFSPDGSTLASGSSDSKVKLWEIATGQCLHTLQGHENEVWSVAWSPDGNILASGSDDFSIRLWSVHNGKCLKIFQGHTNHVVSIVFSPDGKMLASGSADNTIRLWNINTGECFKTFEGHTNPIRLITFSPDGQTLASGSEDRTVKLWDLGSGQCLKTFQGHVNGVWSVAFNPQGNLLASGSLDQTVKLWDVSTGECRKTFQGHSSWVFSIAFSPQGDFLASGSRDQTVRLWNVNTGFCCKTFQGYINQTLSVAFCPDGQTIASGSHDSSVRLWNVSTGQTLKTFQGHRAAVQSVAWSPDGQTLASGSQDSSVRLWDVGTGQALRICQGHGAAIWSIAWSPDSQMLASSSEDRTIKLWDVSTGQALKTFQGHRAAIWSVAFSPCGRMLASGSLDQTLKLWDVSTDKCIKTLEGHTNWIWSVAWSQDGELIASTSPDGTLRLWSVSTGECKRIIQVDTGWLQLVAFSPDSQTLASSSQDYTLKLWDVSTGECLKTLLGHTGLIWSVAWSRDNPILASGSEDETIRLWDIKTGECVKTLRAEKLYERMNITGVTGLTQAAVATLKALGAVN, from the coding sequence ATGGACTTGCTAAAACCAAAACGCAGTCGAGGTGTTATTCTCACTCGTGAAGGATGGCAAAAGTTTCAGCAAGCAAAACTCGCTTTAGAAATACTGGAGAAGGCTGGCAACAAGTTCACGCTGGAAGAATTAAGCGATCGCACGGGTTTAACGACTGTTACTCTGGGAAGAGTAATGAGTTGTAAAGAAGCAGTTGACAAGCGCACGCTTGTCAGCTTGTTTATGTCATTTAATCTAGAGTTGCAAAAAAGCGACTATGTTAACCCCAACCAAGTTAACACAAACCAAAATTTGGAGGAGCCGCTAGAAGTTCAGGTTACTCCTAAGCGACAAGATCTCAAAGAAGCAATTTGCGTTTCAGTATTCTACGGGCGTATAGAAGAAATTGCCAAGTTGGAGCAATGGGTGCTGAAAGATCGCTGCCGAGTGGTGGCACTATTGGGCATGGGGGGAATTGGTAAAACTTCTCTGGCTGTCAAGCTGGCAACACAAATTCAGGATCGGTTTGAATACGTCCAGTGGATTTCGCTACGAGACGCGCCACCTGTCGAGACTGTTTTGGCTCAAGCGATCCAATTTTTATCTGATGAGCAAGAAATAGATTTATCAGAAAGCATTGGTGAGAGAATATCGCGATTGCTTTTCTACTTGCGATCGTCTCGCTGTTTGCTGATTCTCGACAATGCCGAGTCGATTTTGTGTAGTGGTAGTCGAGCCGGACAATATCAGGAAGGATATGCAGGTTATGGGGAACTGTTAAAAAGGGTGGGAGAAACTCCCCATAATAGCTGCTTGCTGTTGACAAGTCGGGAAAAACCTAAAGATTTAGTCCCGCTTGAAGGCAAAGGATTGCTCGTGCGATCGCTTCCATTGAATGGTCTGAAGGCGACGGATGGGGAGAAAATCTTTAGAATTAAGGGGGTTTCTGGAGCGATCGAAGAATTAGAAGTACTGGTCGATCGCTATGCAGGGAATGCTTTAGCATTAAAAATAGTGGCGACGACGATTCAAGATGTATTTGATGGTAGTGTTTCGGAGTTTTTGAAACACAATACCGTAGTTTTTGGCGATATTCACGAACTTTTAGAGCAGCAGTTTGAGCGGTTAATAGATTTAGAACAGGCGATCGTCTACTGGCTAGCGATTAGTCGAGAACCAGTTTCACTGTCAGAATTGCGATCGGATTTTGTCACGCCAGTATCGCCAGCAAAATTTATAGAAGCTGTAGAATCTCTGTCACGGCGAAGTTTAATTGAAAAAACTGAGGCGCTTTTCACCCTCCAGCCTGTAGTCATGGAATATGTAACTGAGCGATTGGTGGCTCAGGTTTGTTTGGAGATTTGTAGTGAAAAAATTACTCTGTTCAATTCCTATGCCCTGATGAAGGCTCAAGGCAAAGACTATGTTAAGGATACTCAAATTCGCTTAATTCTTCAACCAGTTAGCGATCGCCTGTTGAGTATATTGAGAACGAAAAAAAGTCTAGAAAAGCAGCTAAATAAAATTAGAGTAACGCTGCAAGAGCGATCGCCATTAGAACCTGGGTATGCAGCAGGAAATATTCTCAATTTGCTTTGTCATCTGGAAACTGACTTAAGTGGCTATGATTTTTCTAACCTAAGTGTTTGGCAAGCAGACCTACAGCGGGTGAAATTGCACGATGTCAATTTCCAAAACGCCGATTTAGCTAAATCTAGTTTTGCTGAAACTTTTGGTGGTGTTGCATCGGTTGCTTTTAGCCCTGATGGTAAACTTTTGGCTATGGGCGATAGCAATGGCGAGATTCGCTTGTACCAAGTTGCAGATGGCAAACCAGTCCTCACCTGTCAAGCACATAATAACTGGGTTACATCACTTGCTTTTAGTCCTGATGGCAGTACCCTTGCTAGTGGTAGTAGCGACAGCAAGGTAAAGTTGTGGGAGATCGCCACAGGTCAATGCCTTCATACCTTACAAGGACATGAGAATGAAGTGTGGTCAGTTGCATGGAGTCCAGATGGTAATATATTAGCCAGTGGCAGTGACGACTTCTCGATTCGGTTGTGGAGTGTCCACAATGGTAAATGCCTTAAAATCTTCCAGGGACATACAAATCATGTAGTCTCGATTGTCTTCAGTCCTGATGGAAAGATGCTAGCCAGTGGTAGTGCTGACAATACTATCAGGTTGTGGAATATCAATACTGGTGAATGTTTCAAAACTTTTGAGGGACACACTAATCCAATCCGCTTGATAACCTTTAGTCCTGATGGACAAACACTGGCGAGTGGCAGTGAAGACCGCACAGTAAAGTTATGGGATCTCGGCAGTGGTCAATGCCTCAAAACTTTCCAGGGACATGTTAATGGAGTATGGTCGGTTGCTTTTAATCCGCAAGGCAATCTTCTAGCCAGTGGCAGTCTCGACCAGACAGTCAAGTTGTGGGATGTCAGCACTGGTGAATGCCGCAAAACCTTCCAGGGACATTCTAGTTGGGTATTTTCAATTGCTTTCAGTCCACAGGGCGATTTCCTAGCCAGTGGTAGTCGCGACCAAACGGTAAGGCTATGGAATGTTAATACGGGTTTCTGCTGCAAAACTTTCCAAGGGTATATCAATCAAACACTCTCGGTTGCCTTTTGTCCAGATGGGCAGACTATAGCCAGTGGTAGTCACGACTCTTCGGTTCGATTGTGGAATGTTAGCACTGGTCAAACTCTGAAAACTTTTCAGGGACATCGGGCTGCCGTGCAGTCAGTTGCATGGAGTCCCGATGGTCAAACGCTAGCCAGTGGCAGTCAAGACTCCTCGGTTCGATTATGGGATGTCGGCACTGGTCAAGCCTTGAGAATTTGCCAAGGACACGGGGCTGCAATCTGGTCGATTGCGTGGAGTCCTGACAGTCAGATGTTGGCAAGTAGCAGCGAGGATCGAACAATAAAGTTGTGGGATGTCAGCACTGGTCAAGCTCTAAAAACTTTTCAGGGGCATCGTGCTGCAATTTGGTCAGTTGCTTTTAGTCCGTGTGGGAGAATGCTAGCAAGTGGCTCTTTAGACCAGACTCTCAAGCTGTGGGATGTTAGCACCGATAAATGTATTAAAACACTTGAAGGACATACGAACTGGATTTGGTCGGTTGCATGGAGTCAAGATGGTGAGCTGATAGCAAGTACCAGTCCAGACGGAACCTTAAGATTATGGAGTGTCAGCACTGGTGAGTGCAAAAGAATAATACAAGTAGATACGGGTTGGTTGCAATTAGTTGCCTTTAGTCCAGACAGCCAAACGCTAGCAAGTAGCAGTCAAGATTACACCCTCAAACTCTGGGATGTCAGCACTGGTGAATGTCTCAAAACTTTGCTAGGACATACGGGTTTGATCTGGTCAGTTGCATGGAGTCGAGATAACCCAATTTTGGCTAGCGGTAGTGAGGATGAGACAATAAGATTGTGGGATATAAAAACGGGTGAGTGTGTAAAAACTCTGAGAGCTGAGAAACTCTACGAGCGCATGAACATTACAGGGGTTACAGGTTTAACCCAAGCGGCAGTGGCGACGCTGAAAGCGTTGGGGGCAGTTAATTAA
- a CDS encoding NB-ARC domain-containing protein: MNLNKLRRKRGIVLTREGWQKFQNAKLELEFHEKYGEKFTLEELSGRTQLTTATLAKILTREEGVDKRTLINLFTAFNLELNTSDYSQPSLDAKQPECTIAFTHQDWGDVIDVSIFYGRAAELATLEQWIIESRCRVVTLLGVGGIGKSTLAAKLAEQVKDKFEFFLWRSLSNAPSLKDLLDSLLQFFSNEQQVETALPDNNSRRLSQLIDYLQKYRCLLLLDNTETIMQCGVQTGRYCQGCEDYGQLFKRLGEVPHQSCVLLTSREKPKELALLEGEALPVRSLQLSGLSKLEVEKIFRLKGISGSDKEWQTLAERYAGNPLALKIIATTIGDIFNGSILEFLQQTTIVFGELRELLEQQVERLSDIEKELIYWLVINREPVSILQLQNDIFSQLTLTNLLEALESLRRRSLVEKSAALFTLQPVVMEYVTAQLIGLICAEIVNQKIVILRKIALLKVQSQERVKAVQISCLIEPILEELLTIFRTKSQIKQRLSQLLAKLRIESPHEAGYTAGNLLNLLCYLQTDLTNYDFSHLNIWQADLRQRTLHNVNFAYADLSKSIFTKSFSNISAIAFSYDGKVVAVSDARGEICLWREFIDGEQILTLQGHTDWVQAIAFCPDRELIGSVSTDQTLRLWNISTGQCLRTWQGHSERIHSVAFSPQGHAIASSSDDRTVKLWDISTGECIRTMQGHTDWVFSVTFSPQGHILVSGGRDRTIRCWDVNTGRIVQTLQGHTDCIRTVAFCPDGQTFASGCDDRTVKIWDVSTGKCCQTLHGHTGWVLSVCYSPDGQILASSSSDRTIRLWRAVTGECIKVLSGHTGAIQSTTFSPDGNTLASSCDGQTAMLWDVSTGEALRTARGYHDGVWSVVFSPDGKTIATSDNNQKVKLWDTSTGQCRKALQGHTGWIRTVTFSPDGQTFASGCDDRTVKIWHTSNGQCCQTLEGHASRVKSITFNPQGNVLASGSDDRTVRLWNLSTGQCVNVLEHTHGVWSVAFSPQGKILATGCDDQKLWLWDCSSGECDKILQGHAGWILSVIFLPIPPTPLEKGGEEGILASGSKDKTVRLWDVSTGQCLKILEGHTGWVTSVACSAQAPAANSRDSPNLLASGSTDATVKLWNVSTGECVKTFQGHTHWIRSVAFCPQGKILASSSEDETVKLWDISTGECIRTLRSKKPYEGMNVTGVTGLTVAAIASLKALGAVEHLEE; the protein is encoded by the coding sequence ATGAACTTAAACAAGCTAAGGCGTAAGCGAGGGATCGTTTTAACTCGTGAAGGATGGCAAAAGTTTCAGAACGCAAAACTAGAGTTAGAGTTTCATGAAAAGTATGGGGAAAAATTTACACTAGAAGAATTAAGCGGACGCACTCAATTAACAACTGCTACCCTCGCCAAAATACTAACTCGTGAAGAAGGGGTTGACAAGCGAACCCTAATTAATTTATTCACAGCATTTAACTTAGAGCTGAATACAAGTGACTATTCACAGCCTAGCCTAGATGCAAAGCAACCAGAATGCACGATCGCATTTACACATCAAGACTGGGGGGATGTGATTGATGTATCCATCTTCTACGGACGTGCGGCAGAACTAGCCACGTTAGAGCAATGGATTATCGAAAGTCGCTGCCGAGTCGTAACGCTGTTGGGTGTGGGAGGCATTGGTAAATCTACTCTAGCTGCTAAGTTAGCAGAACAAGTTAAGGATAAATTTGAGTTTTTTCTTTGGAGATCTTTGTCCAATGCTCCATCACTCAAAGATCTTCTCGATAGCTTGCTGCAATTTTTCTCCAACGAGCAACAGGTTGAAACCGCTTTGCCAGACAATAATAGTCGGAGATTGTCGCAACTGATCGATTATTTACAAAAATACAGATGTCTACTATTACTCGATAACACTGAAACAATTATGCAATGTGGCGTTCAAACTGGGCGCTACTGTCAGGGATGTGAAGATTACGGTCAGCTTTTCAAACGGTTGGGAGAAGTTCCCCATCAAAGCTGCGTGCTGCTTACTAGTAGGGAAAAACCTAAAGAATTAGCCTTATTAGAAGGAGAAGCACTACCTGTTCGATCGCTACAACTGAGTGGTTTAAGTAAGTTAGAAGTAGAAAAAATCTTTCGCCTCAAAGGAATCTCCGGTTCTGACAAAGAATGGCAAACATTAGCCGAGCGCTATGCAGGCAATCCACTAGCATTAAAAATTATTGCTACGACTATTGGCGATATTTTTAATGGCAGCATATTAGAATTCTTGCAACAAACTACTATTGTATTTGGCGAACTACGCGAACTTTTAGAACAACAAGTTGAACGGTTATCAGATATAGAGAAAGAGTTAATCTATTGGCTAGTCATCAATCGAGAACCAGTCTCGATATTGCAATTACAAAATGATATTTTCTCTCAGTTAACATTGACAAACTTGTTAGAGGCTTTGGAGTCGTTAAGGAGGCGATCGCTAGTTGAGAAAAGTGCGGCGCTTTTCACCCTCCAGCCTGTAGTCATGGAGTATGTGACGGCTCAATTGATTGGATTGATTTGTGCAGAAATAGTCAATCAAAAGATTGTCATTCTGAGAAAGATAGCTTTATTAAAAGTACAGAGTCAAGAGCGGGTAAAAGCTGTTCAAATTAGCTGTCTGATCGAGCCAATTCTAGAAGAACTACTGACTATTTTTAGAACCAAAAGTCAGATTAAGCAACGGCTATCTCAACTTTTAGCTAAGTTAAGAATAGAGTCTCCACACGAAGCGGGATATACAGCGGGCAATCTGCTCAATCTACTTTGTTATCTCCAGACAGATTTAACGAATTATGACTTTTCTCATCTGAATATTTGGCAAGCCGATCTGCGCCAACGCACCTTACACAATGTAAATTTCGCCTACGCCGATCTCTCCAAATCTATATTTACTAAATCCTTTAGTAATATTTCCGCGATCGCCTTTAGTTACGATGGTAAAGTTGTGGCTGTGAGTGACGCTAGAGGCGAGATTTGCTTATGGCGAGAATTTATTGATGGCGAACAAATTTTGACCTTGCAAGGACATACAGATTGGGTGCAAGCGATCGCCTTTTGTCCCGATCGCGAACTCATTGGGAGTGTTAGTACTGACCAAACTTTAAGATTATGGAATATCAGCACTGGTCAATGTCTGAGAACTTGGCAAGGGCATTCTGAAAGAATACACTCAGTAGCATTTAGTCCCCAAGGTCATGCGATCGCTAGTAGTAGCGACGATCGCACGGTAAAGTTGTGGGATATCAGCACTGGTGAATGTATTAGGACAATGCAAGGACATACAGACTGGGTGTTTTCAGTCACATTTAGTCCTCAAGGTCATATCTTGGTCAGTGGTGGCAGAGATCGCACGATTCGCTGTTGGGATGTCAACACTGGTCGAATTGTGCAAACTTTACAGGGGCATACTGATTGTATCCGCACAGTTGCTTTCTGTCCTGATGGACAAACTTTTGCCAGTGGTTGTGACGATCGCACGGTGAAAATTTGGGATGTTAGTACTGGGAAATGTTGCCAAACCTTGCACGGACATACGGGTTGGGTGTTGTCAGTATGCTATAGCCCAGATGGACAAATTCTTGCTAGCAGTAGTAGCGATCGCACCATTAGATTGTGGCGTGCTGTCACTGGTGAGTGTATCAAAGTTTTGTCAGGACATACTGGAGCAATTCAGTCAACTACTTTTAGCCCCGATGGTAACACTCTAGCCAGTAGCTGTGACGGTCAAACAGCTATGTTATGGGATGTTAGTACTGGAGAAGCCTTGAGAACTGCACGAGGATATCACGACGGTGTCTGGTCGGTAGTCTTTAGTCCCGATGGTAAAACTATAGCGACTAGCGACAATAACCAGAAGGTGAAGCTGTGGGATACCAGCACTGGTCAATGTCGCAAAGCTTTGCAAGGACATACGGGTTGGATCAGAACAGTTACCTTTAGTCCCGATGGACAAACTTTTGCTAGTGGCTGTGACGATCGCACAGTAAAAATTTGGCATACCAGCAATGGGCAATGCTGCCAAACTTTGGAAGGTCATGCTAGTCGGGTAAAATCAATTACCTTCAATCCTCAAGGAAACGTTTTAGCTAGTGGTAGTGACGATCGCACAGTGCGACTCTGGAATCTTAGCACTGGACAATGCGTGAATGTTTTGGAACATACTCATGGAGTGTGGTCTGTTGCCTTTAGTCCTCAAGGTAAAATCTTAGCCACTGGCTGCGACGACCAAAAATTATGGTTGTGGGATTGTAGCAGTGGCGAATGCGACAAGATTCTCCAAGGTCACGCGGGTTGGATATTGTCAGTGATTTTCTTACCGATCCCCCCAACCCCCCTTGAAAAGGGGGGCGAAGAGGGAATCTTGGCTAGTGGCAGTAAAGATAAAACTGTGAGATTATGGGATGTTAGCACTGGTCAGTGTCTCAAAATTTTAGAGGGACATACAGGTTGGGTAACATCAGTTGCCTGCTCTGCGCAAGCACCTGCGGCAAACAGTCGAGATAGCCCAAATCTGTTGGCTAGTGGTAGCACTGACGCAACTGTCAAATTGTGGAATGTTAGCACTGGTGAGTGTGTCAAAACTTTTCAGGGACACACTCACTGGATTCGGTCAGTTGCATTCTGCCCTCAAGGTAAAATTCTGGCTAGTAGTAGCGAAGACGAGACAGTTAAGCTGTGGGATATTTCGACTGGTGAGTGCATCAGAACTCTTAGGAGTAAAAAGCCTTACGAAGGCATGAACGTTACTGGCGTTACAGGTTTAACAGTAGCAGCGATCGCCTCTTTAAAAGCTTTAGGCGCAGTTGAGCATCTAGAAGAATAG